One Vibrio sp. CDRSL-10 TSBA genomic region harbors:
- the murA gene encoding UDP-N-acetylglucosamine 1-carboxyvinyltransferase, which produces MDKFRVIGSDKPLQGEVTISGAKNAALPILFASILASEPVEVANVPHLRDIDTTMELLKRLGAKVERNGSVHVDPSQIDQYCAPYDLVKTMRASIWALGPLVARFGQGQVSLPGGCAIGARPVDLHIHGLEQLGATIALEDGYVKASVDGRLQGAHIVMDKVSVGATITIMCAATLAEGKTVLDNAAREPEIVDTAMFLNQLGAKISGAGSDTITIEGVERLGGGKHSVVADRIETGTFLVAAAVSHGKIVCRNTNAKLLEAVLAKLEDAGALIETGDDWISLDMTGRDLKAVTIRTAPHPGFPTDMQAQFTLLNMMAKGGGVITETIFENRFMHVPELMRMGAKAEIEGNTVICGDVTSLSGAQVMATDLRASASLVIAGCIAKGETIVDRIYHIDRGYEKIEDKLSALGANIERFSESS; this is translated from the coding sequence ATGGATAAGTTTCGAGTTATCGGGTCAGATAAGCCCCTGCAGGGCGAAGTGACCATCTCTGGTGCAAAGAATGCTGCACTGCCTATTTTATTTGCTTCGATTCTGGCTTCTGAGCCGGTCGAGGTCGCCAACGTTCCGCATCTGCGTGATATTGACACCACGATGGAGCTGCTTAAGCGCCTGGGTGCCAAAGTTGAACGCAACGGTTCAGTGCATGTCGATCCAAGCCAGATTGATCAGTACTGCGCGCCGTATGACCTGGTGAAAACCATGCGCGCTTCTATCTGGGCTCTGGGTCCGCTGGTGGCACGTTTTGGTCAGGGTCAGGTGTCTCTGCCAGGCGGTTGTGCGATTGGCGCACGTCCGGTCGACCTGCACATCCATGGTCTGGAGCAGCTGGGTGCGACCATTGCTCTGGAAGACGGTTACGTCAAAGCCAGTGTCGATGGCCGCCTGCAAGGCGCGCACATCGTGATGGATAAAGTCAGCGTCGGTGCCACCATTACGATTATGTGTGCCGCGACACTGGCAGAAGGTAAAACCGTGCTGGATAACGCCGCGCGTGAGCCGGAAATCGTCGATACCGCGATGTTCCTGAATCAACTGGGTGCCAAAATCAGTGGTGCCGGCAGCGATACCATCACAATTGAAGGCGTGGAACGTCTGGGTGGCGGTAAACACTCGGTGGTAGCAGACCGCATTGAAACCGGTACTTTCCTGGTTGCCGCAGCCGTATCACATGGCAAGATTGTGTGTCGTAACACCAATGCAAAATTGCTGGAAGCGGTACTGGCTAAGCTGGAAGATGCCGGCGCACTGATTGAAACCGGTGATGACTGGATCAGTCTGGATATGACCGGCCGCGATCTGAAAGCGGTGACTATTCGTACTGCTCCGCATCCGGGTTTTCCGACCGACATGCAGGCTCAGTTCACTCTGCTTAATATGATGGCTAAAGGTGGCGGTGTTATTACTGAAACCATCTTTGAAAACCGTTTTATGCATGTGCCTGAACTGATGCGTATGGGCGCTAAAGCGGAGATCGAAGGTAACACTGTGATCTGTGGTGATGTCACCTCTCTGAGCGGCGCTCAGGTGATGGCGACCGACCTGCGTGCATCGGCCAGTCTGGTGATTGCCGGCTGCATTGCCAAGGGTGAAACCATCGTTGATCGGATTTATCATATCGATCGCGGTTACGAAAAGATTGAAGACAAGCTATCGGCACTGGGCGCCAACATTGAGCGCTTCAGCGAGTCGAGTTAA
- a CDS encoding RidA family protein, translated as MTKVLHTESAPAAIGPYIQGVDLGNMVLTSGQIPVNPATGEVPADIAAQARQSLENVKAVVESSGLTVSDIVKLTVFVKDLNDFGTVNEVYGKFFDEHQVAHYPARSCVEVARLPKDVGIEIEAIAVRK; from the coding sequence ATGACTAAAGTTCTGCATACTGAGTCTGCACCAGCAGCAATCGGCCCGTACATTCAGGGCGTAGACCTAGGTAACATGGTTCTGACTTCGGGTCAGATCCCGGTAAACCCGGCAACAGGTGAAGTTCCGGCTGATATCGCCGCGCAAGCTCGCCAGTCACTGGAAAACGTGAAAGCTGTCGTTGAGTCTTCAGGGCTGACTGTTAGCGACATCGTGAAACTGACAGTGTTTGTCAAAGACCTCAACGATTTTGGCACAGTGAACGAAGTGTACGGCAAGTTCTTTGATGAGCACCAGGTTGCTCACTACCCTGCTCGTTCTTGTGTGGAAGTGGCTCGTCTGCCAAAAGATGTAGGCATCGAAATCGAAGCGATTGCAGTACGTAAATAA
- the pyrB gene encoding aspartate carbamoyltransferase, protein MANSLYQKHIISISELSREELELIVKTAGQLKAQPNPELIKNKVVASCFFEPSTRTRLSFETAIQRIGGSVIGFDNGGNTSLAKKGETLADSVQVISSYVDAFVMRHPQEGAARLASEFSNGVPVINAGDGSNQHPSQTLLDLFSLYETQGRLDNLNVAFVGDLKYGRTVHSLTQALAKFNNNRFFFIAPEALAMPDYICEDLDDAGIEYSLHNDMESVIAELDILYMTRVQKERFDESEYAHIKSAYVLTADHLKDARPNMKVLHPLPRVDEITTDVDKTPHAYFFQQAENGVYAREALLALVSE, encoded by the coding sequence ATGGCGAATTCGCTTTATCAAAAGCACATCATCTCCATTTCTGAGCTGTCTCGTGAAGAGCTGGAACTGATTGTCAAAACCGCAGGCCAGCTGAAAGCGCAGCCAAATCCGGAATTGATTAAGAACAAAGTGGTCGCGAGCTGTTTCTTTGAGCCATCGACGCGTACCCGCCTGTCGTTTGAAACTGCGATTCAGCGTATCGGCGGCAGTGTGATCGGTTTTGATAACGGCGGTAACACTTCTCTGGCTAAAAAAGGCGAAACCCTGGCTGACTCGGTGCAGGTTATCTCTTCTTACGTGGATGCGTTTGTGATGCGCCATCCGCAGGAAGGCGCGGCACGTCTGGCGTCTGAATTCTCCAACGGTGTGCCGGTCATCAATGCCGGAGACGGCTCTAACCAGCATCCGAGCCAGACCTTACTCGATCTGTTCTCGCTGTATGAAACCCAGGGCCGCCTTGATAACCTCAACGTAGCATTTGTCGGTGACCTCAAATATGGCCGTACTGTGCACTCGCTGACTCAGGCGCTGGCTAAGTTCAATAACAACCGCTTCTTCTTCATCGCGCCGGAAGCACTGGCGATGCCGGACTACATCTGTGAAGATCTTGACGACGCCGGAATTGAATACAGCCTGCACAATGATATGGAAAGCGTGATTGCTGAACTTGATATTCTGTATATGACCCGGGTGCAAAAAGAGCGTTTTGACGAATCGGAATACGCGCATATCAAATCGGCTTATGTACTGACGGCCGACCACCTGAAGGACGCACGTCCGAATATGAAAGTGCTGCACCCGCTGCCACGCGTGGACGAGATCACCACAGATGTCGATAAGACTCCACACGCGTACTTCTTCCAGCAGGCAGAAAACGGTGTGTACGCACGTGAAGCCCTGCTTGCCCTCGTTTCTGAATGA
- a CDS encoding lipid asymmetry maintenance protein MlaB, which produces MSHPQWQVLSPEQGALNGALDRDKVPSLWVILQQWQPQSARCTISLRDVSRVDSAGMVMLIHLIEHAKKQNCHIMLSFVPEQLRTLFQLSNIETMMAQHLEQPAGVNCG; this is translated from the coding sequence ATGAGCCATCCGCAATGGCAAGTCCTCAGCCCCGAGCAGGGTGCTCTGAATGGCGCGCTGGACCGGGACAAAGTCCCATCTTTGTGGGTGATTTTACAGCAATGGCAGCCACAAAGTGCGCGTTGTACCATCTCTTTGCGTGATGTATCACGAGTCGATTCTGCAGGGATGGTAATGTTAATTCATTTAATAGAGCATGCAAAAAAACAAAACTGTCATATAATGCTCAGTTTCGTGCCAGAACAACTGCGCACACTGTTTCAACTGAGTAACATCGAAACCATGATGGCTCAGCACTTAGAACAACCAGCCGGGGTGAATTGTGGATAG
- the ibaG gene encoding BolA family iron metabolism protein IbaG, with protein MDSAQVQQILEQALELQEIHVKGEGSHYEVLAVDAAFEGMSRVKKQQMIYAPLMEYIQRNDIHAVSIKAFTPDEWARDKKLMSL; from the coding sequence GTGGATAGCGCACAAGTACAACAGATATTAGAACAAGCACTCGAACTTCAAGAGATTCACGTCAAAGGTGAAGGCAGCCACTATGAAGTGCTGGCTGTGGATGCTGCATTTGAAGGTATGAGCCGTGTGAAGAAACAGCAGATGATTTACGCTCCGCTAATGGAGTACATCCAGCGCAACGACATTCACGCCGTTTCGATTAAAGCGTTCACGCCAGATGAGTGGGCTCGCGATAAGAAGTTGATGTCGCTTTAA
- the pyrI gene encoding aspartate carbamoyltransferase regulatory subunit codes for MNKETKLQVEAIKNGTVIDHIPAKVGIKVLRLFDMHNSSQRVTIGLNLPSSALGHKDLLKIENVFISEEQANKLALYAPHATVNQIEDYQVVKKLELVLPERINDVFACPNSNCISHNEPVESSFRIFEKNHDIRLKCKYCEKVFSREIVTEREA; via the coding sequence ATGAATAAAGAAACCAAACTGCAAGTCGAAGCCATCAAAAACGGCACAGTGATCGACCACATTCCGGCCAAAGTCGGCATCAAGGTGCTGCGTCTGTTTGATATGCACAACTCCAGCCAGCGCGTCACGATCGGCCTGAATCTGCCCTCTTCGGCTCTGGGCCACAAAGATCTGCTCAAAATCGAGAACGTGTTCATCAGTGAAGAGCAGGCCAACAAACTGGCGCTGTACGCACCGCACGCGACCGTGAACCAGATTGAAGATTATCAGGTGGTGAAGAAGCTGGAGCTGGTGTTGCCTGAGCGTATAAACGATGTTTTCGCTTGTCCGAACAGCAACTGCATTTCACACAATGAACCGGTGGAAAGCAGCTTCCGCATTTTCGAAAAGAACCACGATATCCGCCTCAAGTGTAAGTACTGCGAAAAAGTATTCTCGCGCGAAATCGTCACTGAACGCGAAGCCTGA
- a CDS encoding 1-acylglycerol-3-phosphate O-acyltransferase, which yields MIALLRIIAVVVFAVVMFVFGCGYCLLSPRNPKHVFTFGRMFGAMSKVFGIKLELRIPDNAYNRGQAIYIANHQNNWDLFTVSSAVTPKVVTVGKKSLAWMPLFGQLYWLTGNILIDRANKAKAKGTIDQVVDSMKNSDVSVWMFPEGTRSRGRGLLPFKAGAFHAAIGAGVPIIPIVCSSTDKLRINRWNNGHIIVEMLPPVSTEGLGKEHVRELTKQCYHDMKVKLQELDEEVALLNSNKVTSNS from the coding sequence ATGATTGCTTTATTGCGTATTATTGCGGTGGTGGTGTTTGCCGTCGTAATGTTTGTGTTTGGTTGTGGCTACTGTCTGCTCAGTCCGCGTAACCCGAAGCACGTGTTCACGTTTGGACGTATGTTCGGTGCGATGTCGAAAGTGTTCGGCATTAAACTGGAGCTGCGCATTCCGGACAATGCTTATAACCGCGGCCAGGCGATTTACATTGCCAACCACCAGAACAACTGGGACTTGTTTACGGTTTCTTCGGCAGTGACACCCAAAGTGGTGACGGTCGGTAAAAAGAGCCTGGCGTGGATGCCGTTGTTTGGTCAGCTTTACTGGCTGACCGGTAATATTCTGATTGACCGTGCTAATAAAGCCAAGGCGAAAGGTACTATCGATCAGGTTGTCGACAGCATGAAAAACAGCGATGTGTCGGTATGGATGTTCCCGGAAGGGACCCGTTCGCGCGGTCGTGGCTTGCTGCCGTTTAAAGCCGGTGCATTCCACGCGGCGATTGGCGCTGGTGTGCCGATTATTCCTATCGTGTGCAGCTCAACCGATAAACTGCGTATTAACCGCTGGAACAATGGTCATATCATTGTTGAAATGCTGCCACCGGTCAGTACTGAAGGCCTGGGCAAGGAGCACGTGCGTGAACTGACTAAACAGTGTTACCACGACATGAAAGTTAAGCTGCAGGAGCTGGATGAAGAAGTCGCGCTGCTGAACAGTAACAAGGTGACATCCAACAGCTAA
- the mlaD gene encoding outer membrane lipid asymmetry maintenance protein MlaD — translation MQQTRKLEFWVGSFVLAGICAILVMIFQVADVKSLGSGDTYTLKAEFDNIGSLKVRSPVKVGGVVVGRVEDISLDKERLLPTVTLSIDSRYSQFPDTSSLQILTSGLIGEQYISLIPGFVFEDEQMLKDGDRIEDTKSALVLEDLIGQFLYSVGGSDDEKSE, via the coding sequence ATGCAACAAACACGTAAACTAGAATTTTGGGTAGGCAGTTTTGTGCTGGCAGGAATTTGCGCAATTCTGGTAATGATTTTTCAAGTCGCTGACGTGAAAAGTCTGGGCTCTGGGGATACTTACACGCTCAAAGCGGAATTTGACAATATCGGCAGTCTGAAAGTGCGCTCGCCAGTTAAAGTCGGCGGTGTAGTGGTCGGCCGGGTGGAAGACATTTCGCTCGATAAAGAGCGTCTGCTGCCAACCGTGACCCTGTCTATCGACAGCCGTTACAGTCAGTTCCCGGATACGTCCAGTCTGCAAATTCTGACCTCAGGTCTGATTGGCGAGCAGTACATCAGCCTGATCCCGGGCTTTGTATTTGAAGATGAACAGATGCTGAAAGATGGTGATCGCATTGAAGACACCAAATCAGCCCTGGTTCTGGAAGATTTGATTGGTCAGTTCCTCTACAGCGTAGGTGGATCTGACGATGAGAAAAGTGAGTAA
- the mlaC gene encoding phospholipid-binding protein MlaC — protein sequence MWKRYFVLLLSVLVSWSASAAQEVDQTNPYQMMKQVAQQAFGRLKAEQPKIHQDPNYLKVIVEEELMPYVNDQYAALKLLGSNLRGAKREDVGEFIEAFRAYLITNYAQVLTQYTDQTLEFAPELPVEDDRRITSVKVDIIDAPRPNINLEFKLRKEKSGEWRAFDMVAEGISLLSSKQSEWNTKIRQEGILAVAKELEKQAQQPIRFESKSE from the coding sequence CTGTGGAAGCGTTATTTTGTCCTGCTGCTCAGTGTTCTGGTCTCTTGGTCGGCAAGTGCGGCGCAGGAAGTGGATCAGACCAACCCGTATCAGATGATGAAACAGGTCGCTCAGCAGGCTTTTGGTCGCCTTAAGGCTGAGCAGCCAAAAATCCATCAGGATCCGAACTACCTGAAAGTGATCGTTGAAGAAGAGCTGATGCCTTATGTTAATGATCAGTATGCGGCACTTAAGTTGCTGGGCTCTAACCTGCGCGGCGCGAAGCGTGAAGATGTGGGTGAGTTTATTGAGGCATTCCGGGCTTATCTGATCACTAACTATGCTCAGGTACTGACCCAGTACACCGATCAGACCCTTGAATTTGCGCCGGAACTGCCGGTCGAAGATGATCGCCGTATCACCAGTGTGAAAGTTGACATCATCGATGCGCCGCGTCCGAACATCAATCTTGAGTTCAAACTGCGCAAAGAGAAATCCGGTGAATGGCGTGCCTTTGATATGGTCGCGGAAGGCATTAGTCTGCTGTCGAGCAAGCAATCAGAGTGGAACACGAAAATTCGTCAGGAAGGTATTCTGGCGGTGGCCAAAGAGCTGGAAAAACAGGCTCAGCAACCGATCCGTTTTGAGAGTAAATCCGAATGA